ATCAAAAGAGAAAAAGACCGAATATGAACTTAGTAGATTCTTCAGGTTGGCTAGAATATTTTTCTGATGATAAAAATTCGGATGTTTTCGCTCCAGCAATAGAAAATACAGTAGATTTAATTGTCTCCACAATTAACTTATTGGAAGTATTTAAAAAGATACTTCAACAGAGAGATGAAACCGATGCGTTACAAGCTATATCACTCATGCAACAAGGTACCGTAGTTGATAT
The candidate division KSB1 bacterium genome window above contains:
- a CDS encoding type II toxin-antitoxin system VapC family toxin; translation: MNLVDSSGWLEYFSDDKNSDVFAPAIENTVDLIVSTINLLEVFKKILQQRDETDALQAISLMQQGTVVDIDSTISLNAAKISGSCQ